In Octopus bimaculoides isolate UCB-OBI-ISO-001 chromosome 28, ASM119413v2, whole genome shotgun sequence, the following are encoded in one genomic region:
- the LOC106882921 gene encoding receptor-type tyrosine-protein phosphatase kappa, translating into MVWQEQVRCIVMATGLFEHATQQCDKYWEDIVNDYGQVKHGKITIRTINTVSIAHLTIRTLQICKEGDPGCRIIEHFEMSSWEMDDTIDAGVILDSRRRILKYMDSSSGPLLVHCRI; encoded by the exons ATGGTGTGGCAAGAACAGGTTCGGTGCATTGTCATGGCAACAGGACTATTTGAACATGCAACT CAACAATGTGATAAATACTGGGAAGACATCGTCAATGACTACGGTCAGGTGAAACATGGTAAGATAACAATACGTACCATAAACACAGTGTCTATAGCTCACCTCACCATACGTACCCTGCAAATATGTAAG gAAGGAGATCCTGGTTGCCGGATCATCGAACATTTCGAGATGTCAAGCTGGGAGATGGACGACACCATTGACGCGGGGGTCATTTTAGATTCCCGGCGACGGATTCTCAAGTATATGGATTCTTCTTCAGGCCCTTTGCTCGTGCACTGCAG gatTTAA
- the LOC106880081 gene encoding anaphase-promoting complex subunit cdh1, producing the protein MYCVCRNETGAQLPDVIAASSSNQQQQQYRNNNNIVIKGDKGEATPIATTTTTATNNNDFDGCKNMTSANNGSNITRNITASTTTSNGNNVTYTASTDNNKNCDEDGAKDQSQTEYEISSTLSLMPLCSNISSSNNNVTKCRVT; encoded by the coding sequence ATGTACTGCGTATGCAGAAATGAAACCGGTGCACAGCTACCTGATGTCATTGCAGCGTCTTCCAgcaaccagcagcagcaacagtatcgcaataacaataacattgtcATCAAGGGTGACAAAGGCGAGGCTACACCtattgctaccaccactaccaccgccaccaacaacaatgattttGATGGCTGTAAGAACATGACATCTGCAAACAACGGCAGCAACATTACCAGAAACATCACAGCATCCACCACCACTTCTAATGGCAACAATGTTACTTACACAGCCTCtaccgacaacaacaaaaactgcgaCGAAGATGGTGCCAAGGACCAATCTCAGACGGAATACGAAATCAGCTCAACGTTGTCACTGATGCCGCTatgcagcaacatcagcagcagcaataacaacgtGACTAAGTGTAGAGTCACGTGA